In Kutzneria kofuensis, the DNA window GACGCCACGCAGGTGGGGCGGCACATGGACGCCCTTGGCGGCATCGGTCAGCACCCGCCCGGCCAGCTCGATCCGTCCCTCGTCGGGACGCAGCAACCCGGCCAGCGCCGACAGCAGGGTGGATTTGCCGGCGCCGTTGCGACCGAGCACCGCAACGACTTCGCCGGGGGCGACGGTCAGCCGCAGAGACAGCGAAAAAGCGTCACGGCGAACGGTGATGTCGACGGCGAGAGTCACAGGCGGCCCTCGATCGACCGGGGTCGGGCCACCGCGATCACCACGATCGCCAGCACCACCAACAGCAACGACACCGCCACAGCGGCGTCGACATCGGACTCCGACTGCACGTAGACCAGCAGCGGCAAGGTCTGGGTGGTGCCTTCGAGGTTGCCGGCGAACGTGATCGTGGCGCCGAACTCGCCGAGCGACCGGGCGAACGCCAGCACGAGCGAGGATCCCAAGGCGGGCAACAACAACGGCACGGTCACCCGCCGGAACACCGTCCACGGCGCGGCTCCCAGGGTCGCGGCCACGGCCTCGTAGCGCTCGCCGGCGGTCCGCAGCGCGCCTTCGAGGCCGATCACCAGGAACGGCATGGCGACGAACGTCTGCGCGATGATCACCGCGGCCGTGGTGAACGGCAGCCGGAGCCCGAACAACGCCAGCACCTGGCCGCCGAATCCGTTACGCCCCAACAGATACAGCAAAGCCAGGCCGCCGACGACCGGCGGCAGCACGAGTGGCAGCAGCACCACCGCCCGCAGCAGCCGCAGCCCCGGCAGCCGCCCGCGGGCCAGCACGACCGCGAGCGGGCCGCCGAGCAGCAGCGACAACACGGTGGCGGCCGCGCCGGTCCGCACCGAGAGCCACAGGGCCTCCAGCGCGGTCGGGCTGGTCACCAGCTGCGGCAGCCGGCCCAGGTCGCTGCGCGCCACCAGGCCGATGACCGGCAGCACGACCAGGGCCAGCGCTATCGCCGCCGGCACCCAGAGCAGGGCCGGGACCGGCCGTCTCACGGCAGTTGGAAGCCGACCGCGCCGAGTTCCTTGCGGCCCTGGTCGCCGCGCACGAAGGCGACGAACTCCTTGGCCAGCGCGGCCTGCGGCGCGTTCTTCAGCACGGTGATCGGATAGTCGTTGATCGCCTTGTCGGCCTCGGGGAACGGCACGCCCTTGACCTTGCTACCGGCCGAGTTGACATCGGTGAGGTAGACCAGCCCCGCGTCGGCGTCGCCGGACTCGACCTTGGACAGCACACCGGTGACGGCGGTTTCCTTGCTGGCGGGCGTGATCGTGATACCGGTGGCCTGCTCCACCTTCAACGCCGCCGCGCCGCACGGCACCGCGTCCGCGCAGACGACCACGACGACGCCGGGCTTGGCCAGGTCGGCGAAGCCGGCGATGTTCTTGGGGTTGTCCGGCGGAACCGCGATCTCCAGCTTGTTCCGCGCGAACAACTGCGGCGCGCCGTCGTTCAGGCCGGCCTTGGTCACCTTGGCCATGTTGGCCTGGTCGGCGGAGGCGAACACGTCGGCCGCCGCGCCGTTGGTGATCTGCTGCACCAGCGCGGACGAGCCGTCGTAGGTGACCTTGACGGTGACGCCGGGGTGCGCCGCCTCGAACTCGGCCTTGATCTTGTTGAAGGAGGTGGTCAGCGAGGCCGCGGCGAGCACGGTCAGGGTGCCGGACTCCTTGGCGGCGCTGCTGCTGGTGGTCGACGTGCCTGGGGACGACGTCTGCCCACCACCGCACGCGGTCAGCAGCAGCGCGGCCGACCCGACGGCGACGACCAGTTTCCTCACGACATGCCTCCCGGCGTTTCAATGATCACCTGGGTGGACTTGACCACGGCCACCGCGAGCATGCCGGGGGTCAGGCCGAGTTCGCGGACCGCCTCGGTGCTCATCAACGACACCACGCGGTGCGGCCCGCTCTGCAGCTCGACCTGCGCCATCACCTTGTCCTCGACGATCTCGGTGACCAGGCCGACGAACCGGTTGCGGGCCGAGCGGCCCACCCCGGACGGGTCGGGCACGGCATTGGCCTGGGCACGGGCGAACGCGGCCAGCTCGGCGCCGTCGACGACCTTGCGGCCGGCCGCGTCGACGCCGGCGGTCAGCTGCCCGGAATCCAGCCAGCGGCGCACGGTGTCGTCGCTCACGCCGAGCAGCACGGCCGCCTCGGACACCCGGTAGGTGGGCGCGTCAGGTCGAGTCACACGCCGAGGTTAACTCCGCTCGTGCGGCACGAACAGAGGTAGCGACCCGCGGATGCGGATTCGCGCCCCGGGCGGCTCAGTCCTTGGCGCCGATCTTGGAGATTTCCTTGCGCATCTCGGTGACGACCTCGCTGCCGTACTCGTAGAGCAGTTCGCGCTGCTCGGGCGTGTAGTGCGCGAGGATCCGGGCCATCATCTCGGACAGTCCCTTGAACAGCACGCTGAACCGCGCCGGGTCCTGGTCGCTGAGGGTGACCTCGACGAGCACCTTGCGACGGTCGTGCGGGTCGCGGACGCGGCGCACGTAGCCGGCGCGCTCCAGCCGGTCGATCACGCCGGTGACCGCGCCGGTGGACAGCCCGGACAGCTCGGCGATGCGGCCGGCGGTCATCGGCTGGCCGCCGCGGGCGGCGAGGTCGAGGCACTTGTGGTCGGTGGCGGACAGCCCGAGCTGCTCGGCGATGCGGGCATGGAACATCACCGTCACAAGGCTGCTGTCCCGGCCCAGCCACGAGAAGCGCTCCAGCTCCTCGTCGCTGACCGGATACGCCGCCCTGGCCTCGGCCGTCTCCGACATCGCCACCACCTCAACCTGCTTACTTGCTAAGACACTCGGCCCTAGAGACATCATAACCGCCGAACGCCCGTTGTCGGCGTTCCAGCGTAGGGCGTCCCAGCGACTACCCTGATCGCGATGGCACCCGTCGAGCTAGGCATTCCAGGCGTGCGGAGCACCCCTGACACCTCGACGCGTCCCGATCTGCCAGGCTTGATCGACAGCTACGGCCGCGTGGCCACTGACCTGCGGGTTTCCCTCACCGACCGGTGCAATCTGCGGTGCACGTACTGCATGCCGGCCGAGGGTCTGGAGTGGCTGCCGGGCGATGATCTGCTGACCGGCGCCGAGCTGATCCGGCTGATCCGCGTCGCGGTGGACCGCCTCGGCGTCCGGGAGCTCCGGTTCACCGGCGGGGAACCGCTGCTGCGTAAGGATTTGCCGCAAATCCTCGCGGCCGCGGCGGAACTGCGGCCACGGCCCCGCATGTCCCTGACGACCAACGCGGTCTCGTTGGCGCGCAAGGCTCGTCAGCTGGCCTTGGCCGGACTGGACCGCATCAATGTGTCCCTCGACACACTTCGGCCGGACCGGTTCGCCGCGATCACCCGCCGGGACCGCCTCGACGACGTGCTGACCGGCCTCGCCGCCGCCCAGGACGCGGGCCTGGCGCCGGTGAAGGTCAACACCGTGCTGATGCGCGGCGTGAACGAGGACGAGGCCCCGGACCTGCTCCAGTTCTGCCTCGACCACGGCTACCAGCTGCGGTTCATCGAGCAGATGCCGCTGGACGCCCAACACGCGTGGGACCGAGCCAAGATGATCACCGCCGAGGAGATCCTCGACCGGCTGAGCGCCCGGTTCACCCTCACCCCCGAGCCGACGGAGCGCGGCGCCGCGCCGGCCGAGCGCTGGCTGGTCGACGGCGGTCCGGCCACCGTCGGCGTGATCGCCTCGGTGACCAGGCCGTTCTGCGCGGCCTGCGACCGGACCCGGCTGACCGCCGACGGGGCGCTGCGGACCTGCCTGTTCGCCACCACCGAGACCGACCTGCGCGGGCCGCTGCGCGCCGGCGCCTCCGACGAGGAGCTCGCGCAGCTGTGGCGGGCCGCGATGTGGGGCAAGGCCAGGGGGCACGGCATCAACGACGACGGCTTCGCGCAGCCGGACCGTCCGATGAGCGCGATCGGAGGCTGACCGCGTGGTGTTGACCATCCGCTACTTCGCCGGCGCCAAGGCCGCCGCCGGGGTCGGCGACGAGCAGCTCACCCTGCCGCCCGAGTCCACCGTGGACGATGTGCTCCAGCTGGTGCGGGACCGGCACGGCGAGCGGCTGGCCCGCGTGCTCACGGCGTCCAGCCTGCTGCTGGACGGAATCGCCGTGCGGGACACCAGGACTCCGGTCGCCGGCGGTGTCGAGCTGGACGTGCTGCCGCCCTTCGCCGGCGGCTGACGGGCCCTTCCGAGGTTCGGAACGGACCATTCCTCTACTCGGAGTTTGGGAAAGGCGCGTTCCCAGCGTCAGGCGGTGACCGCCGCGCGGATCCGTTCGGCCCAGGCCATGCCGTTGCCGTCGATGATGCGCAGCGCCTCGCGGTTGAGCGAATCCGCGGTCTCCCCGTCACCACGGTATTTCCACACCTTGGCCATGGCGTGCAGGGACCAGGCGCTGCCGGTGGGGTTGCCCGCCTGCTGGTAGATCTCCCGCGCCTGCACGGCAACCGTGTAAGCGTCGGCCATGTCCTGCTCCCCGCCGCGGGCGATCAGCAAGTGCGCCAACAACAACAGCGCCCGAGCCCGGTACAGCGGCAGCGGGGCGGCGAGTTCCAGCGCGCGGCGGCCGGTGACCAACGCCTCCTCGATGCGGCCGACGGGGAGCATCGCCATCGCCGCGCCGATCAGGATCCACAGCCGGGTGCGCAGATGCCGGATGTCGTCGAGCATGTTCAGCGTCTCGTCGAAGCACCGCATGGCCTCGGGGAACTGGCCGGCCATGTGCAGCGTGAGGCCCAGCGCGGACAGGCTCATCGCCTGCGCACGCCGGTTGCCGGTGCGGCGGGCGCTCTCCAGCGCCTCCTGGGCCAGCTCCAGCGCGGGCTCGACGCGTGCGGTCATCTGGTACGCGTTCGCCAAGCGGTGCAACACTTCCAGCCCGGCGGTGACCTCGCCGAGCACCCGGAACATGCCGAGCGCGGTGGTGAGCTGCTCGATGGCCTCGGCCGGATTGCCGCGTTCGAGCAGCGCGGCGCCGAGGTTGGCGACGCTGTGCGCCTCGCAGTGCCGAAGCCCGGCTTCCCGGCACAGCTCGATGGACCGCCGGCAGTGTTCGATGGCCTCGCCGAGCCGGCCCAGCTCCAGCAGCACGAAGCCGATGTTGGCCTGCCCGATCACCTCGACGTCCCGCAGCCCGGACCGCTCGGCCAGCTCCAGCGCCTCGTCGAAGTAGCCGGCGGCCTCGTCGAACTGGCCGAGTTCGAGGTGGGAGTTGCCGGCGTTGTTCAGCGCCGCCGCGGCCCCGTCGTCGGCGCCGAGCTCGCGGAAGATGTCGGCGGCGGCGAGGAAGCTGTCGATGGCCTCCTCCTGCCGGTCCATGTTCCACTGCGCGGTGCCGAGGTTGAACAGCATCGCCGCCTCGCCGCGACGGTCCCCGGCCCGGCGCGCGACCGTGACGGCGGTCGACGCGGTGGCGAACCAGTCCACGTTGTACTGGTGCGCGAGGAAATACCCGCGCAGCGCGTCGGCCAGCCGGACGGCCTGCTCGGACAGGTGGTGTCGGGCCGCGTAGCCGAAGGCGGCGATCAGGTTGAGCCGCTCGGCGTCCAGCCAGGCCAGCGCCTCGGCCTCGGTGGCGAACGCCCGGCCCCGCTGCCGGCCGACGACCAGCCGCACCAGATCCCGGTATGCCACGTGCGCCGCGCCGATCGCCCCGGCGAGGTAATGGTCGAGCAGCCGCCGCACGACGATGTCCCGCTCGGTGCGGGTGTTCTCCTCGTGCTCACGCTGCGCCGCGTAAAGCCGGATCAGGTCGTGGAACTGGAACCGGCCCGGCACCGCCTGCTGCACGAGATGCACGGCGGCGAGCTGGTCCAGCAACTCGGTGGCGTCGGCGGCATCGGTGGCCATCAGCGCCGCGGCGGCCTGCGGCGTGAAGTCCGGCCCCGGCACGAGACCCAGCAGCCGGAACAGTTCGCGGGCCCGTGGCTGCAGCGTCGTGTAGGAGAGGTCGAAGGCGGCCCGCACGGCAGTGCCCTCGTCACCGGCGATGCTCAGCGCCGACAGCCGATTCCCGTTGCGGAGCTCGGCCACGTAGTCGGCCAGTCCGGACGGCGGCGACTTGGCCAGGTTGGCGGCGGCGATGCGCAGCGCCAGCGGCAGGTACGCGCACAGCCGGGCCAGCTCCGTCGAGGCCGGGAGGTCCTTGAGGTCCGGCCCGAGCACGGCGCTGAGCAACTGTCTGGACTCGTCGGGGGTGAGCGGCTCCAGTAGCACGGTGTCGACGCCGGCCAACCGGTTGCGCAGGTCGTTGCGGCTGGTCACGAGCACCGCGCAGCCGTCGGCCGGCGGCAGCAGCGGCCGGATCTGGTCGGCCGCGGCGGCGTTGTCCAGCACGATCAGCATCCGCTTGCCGTCGACCAGGGCCCGGAAGGTGGCCGCCTGGTGGTCGACGTCGATGGGGATCTGCTCCGGCGGCACGCCCATCGCGCGCAGGAACCGGGACAGCACCTGGGCGGTGCTCAGCGCCGGGCCGAGGGCATAGCCGCGCAGGTTGGCGTAGAGCTGGCCGTCGGGGAAGCGAGGGCGCAGTTTGTGGGCGAGATGCACGACGAAGGCGGTCTTGCCGACACCCGGCGGCCCCATCACCGTGACCGGCCCGGTCGGCGTGCCCCGGTCGAACCGGGCCACCAACTCGTCGATCAGCTCCTCGCGGCCCACGAAGTCGGCGATGTCCGCGGGCAACTGCGAGGGCACGACCACCGGCCGCGCCGCCTCGGACGCGATGGGCGCGAGCAGCTCGGGGTCGTTGCGCAGCATCGCCTGGTGCAGCCGGCGCAGCGGCTCGCCGGGGTCGATGCCCAGCTCGTCGGCGAGATAACCGGCCACGCCCTGGTACGCGGCCAGCGCGTCGGCCTGCCGGCCGCTGCGGTGCAGCGCCAGCATCAGCTGGCCCCAGAACGGTTCCCGCGTGGGGTGCTTGGCCGTCAGCGACTGCAGCTCGGCGATCAGCGCCTGGTGCCGGCCGCGCTGCAGGTCGATGTCGATGCGCCGCTCCAGCACCTGGAGATGCTGCTCGACCAGCTGCGGAACGACGTTGCGCTGCAGCTCCTCCGATGGCACGTCGGCCAGCGGGGCGCCCCGCCACAACTGCAGGGCCTCGTCCAACGCGGCGGCCGCGGCGGTCAGGTCGCCGGCGTCGCCGGCCCGCGTGCCCTCGTCGGACAGTTCGCGGAACCGCTCCAGGTCCACGGATCCGGGCGGCACCTCGATGTAGTAGCCCTCCGGCGCGGTCCGCACCAGCGCCGGGTCGCCCAGGGTCTGCCGCAGCCGCAGCACGTACGTCTGCAGCGTGCCGCGGGCCCGGGCCGGCGGGTTGCCTGCCCACAGCCGCTCCACGAGCGCGTCCACCGGGACCACCCGGTTCGCCCGCAGCAGCAGGCTGGCCAGCAGCGTCCGGTGCTTGGCGGCGCGGATCGGCACCGGCCGGCCGGCCAGCGACACCTCCAGCGGGCCGAGGATGCGGAAGCGCATGTCGGTGGACATGCCAGCCTCCTCTCGGCCGTGCAGTTGTCGTTCAGCCTAGGAGCGTCCCGCGGTGTCCACTACCGAAAATGGGACTTCCCGGCGGTGATCGTTCAGTCTAGTGGCTCGTCTCAGTACGTCGACCCGGTAATTGATCTTCACCAGCGGTAGACCAGGCTGGTCCCGTAGATCGACTGCGGGAGGTGGTTGTGGCTCGTCGACCCGAGGTGTTCGTCCGGGCACTGTCGATGGAGGAAGGCCGCAAGCTGCAGCGAGTGACCCGGACCGCGAAGGACCCGGTCAAGCTACGCCGGGCGATCGTGGTGCTGATGTCCGGCCAGGGCCAGGCCGTCCGGGACATCACCTCGTTGCTGCAGGTCAGCCCCGATTACGTGCGCGATGTGATCCACGCGTTCAACGAACGGGGGTTCGCCGCGCTGGACCCAAAACGGAAAGGGGGACGACCGAGGACGATCGGTGAGCAGATCCGCCAGCGGATCTGCCTGATCGCTCGGACGTCCCCCGCCGACTGGGGCATCACCGCGTACGCGACCTGGTCACTGGCCAAGCTGCGGGAACATTTACTCGACCGCGGCACCGTGGTGGCCATCAGCCGGGAGACGCTGCGCCGGATCCTGCGCGCCGGCGGCGTCTCGTGGCAGACCACGACCACCTGGAAGGCCTCCACGGACCCGGACTTCATCACCAAGATGCACCGGATCCTGGACCTCTACGACCACCCACCCACCGACGGGCGTGTGGTCTGTGTCGACGAGTTCGGGCCGCTGAACCTGCAGCCCCGCAAGGGAAAAGCCTGGCGACCGGTGGGCAGACCGCTGCGTCAGCGGGCCACCTACAACCGCTACGACGGCGTGATGCACATGCTGGCCGCGCTGGACCTGGCCACCGGCAAGATCTTCTACCGTATCCGGGACCGCAAACGCCACCGCGAGTTCCTCGGTCTGCTCAAGGTCCTGCGCGCCCGGTGGCCTGGGGAGAAGTTGTACGTCATCGCGGACAACTTCTCCCCACACCGCCATCCCAGGGTCCGTGCCTGGTGCGCCGACAACCAGGTCGAGTTGGTGTTCCTGCCGACCTACGGGTCCTGGTTGAACTGGATCGAGGCGGAGTTCGCCGCCCTGCGCTACTTCGCCCTCAACGGCACTGATCACCGCAGCCACGCCGAGCAGAACGCCGCGATCGAGGCCTACATCCGCTGGCGCAACGCCCGCGCCCGACCCAAGACCGGGTTCGCCACCGACTCACCGATCAGGACCTGGACCCATTACCCGCCCAAGGTTGCATGACACGCCACTAGTTCGGTGACGGCGCGAGTCCCATCGCGGACAGCAGCGTGGCGGCCTCGACCTCGTGCCGATCGGCCGCGTCCGGATGGCCGGTGGCCCGGTACGCGGCCGCGAGCAGCGTCAACGCGCGGGGCTCCCACAACCGCAGGCCGGTCTTGCGCAGCATGGCCAGGGCCCGTTCGCCGAAGTCGATCGCCGCGCCGTGCTCGCCACGCCGCAGATGCACGTGCGCCTGCGCGAGAAGCGCCCGTCCCTGGCACAGCCGCAGCTCATGCCGGCCGGTCAGCGCCACCGCCTCTTCCGCGTGCGCCAGCGCCCGCTCGTCGTCCCGCATCGCGTACGTCAGCCCGATGAGCGCCTCGACCTCGCCGAACCGGAGGTCGCGCTGGCGGCTCAGGTCCAGCGCCTGCCGGTAGTGCTCGATCGCCTCGGCCGGCCGGCCGCCGACAACGGCGACGTCGCCGAGGGTGTTCAGGGCGTCGATGCGGGACCGGAACATGCTCGGCGACGCGGCCAGCTCCAGCGCGGTCGCGGCCATCCGCTCGGCCTCCTCCTGCCGACCGAAGTCCAGGCGCACCAGCGCCATCGCGTTGACCAGCCCCGACTCGCTCTCCTGGTTGCCCAGCCGCCGGCTCATCGCGACGCCGCGCTCGAAGTACTCCTCGACGTCGGAGAACCGGCCCATGTGCCGGCTGAAGTTGAGCAGGTTGTTGAGGCAGTTGACCTCGCCGTGCTCGATGCCGAGCTCGGCGCAGATGGCCCGGGCCCGCGCCAGGTAGCCGAAGCCCTCCTCGGTCTCGCCCAGGCTGACCTGCACCAGGCCCAGGTTGAACAGCACCGGCGCCAGCCTGGTCGGTTCCCCCTCGGCGAGTGCGAGGGCGTCGGCGAACCGCGTGGCGGCTCCGTCCAGATCGCCCATTTCGGACAGTGCGATGGCCAGGTTGGTCAGCGCCGAGTACTCGCCGGCCCGCAAACCCGCGCGGCGGAACACCTCCAGCGCGCGGGCGAAGCTGTCGGCGGCCTCGTTGGCCCGGCCGCGACTCCAGTCCAGCGCGCCGCGGTTGTAGCGCATCGCCGCCTCGGCGACCTCGTCGCCGGCGGCGCTGGCGGCGGTCAGGCCGGCCTGCGTGACCAACTGCCACTCGGTGGCCAGCCGCTGGGCGTAGAAGAAGCCGCGCAGCGAGTCCACCAGCTGCCAGACGATCTCGCCGCTGCCCTGCTGGATCAGCGGCACCAGGTTGGGCAGCTCGGTGGTCATCCAGTCCAGCGCCTCGTCGCGGTCGCCGAACCGGTCCGGCCCCGGGCGCGGCGGCAGCGGCACGAGGCTCGGCACCTCCGGACCGAGCAGATCGGCGGCCTCCGCGACGGCGTGCAGGTAATAGGTGTGCAGCCGGGCGAGGGCCTGGTCCTCCGGCTCGGCCAGTGCCCGCTCGTGGGCGTACACGCGGAGCAGGTCGTACGCCTGGTAGCGGCCGGGCACCAGTTGCTGCACCAGGTTCGCGGTGGACAGCTGGTCGAGCAGCCGGCGGGCCTGCTCCGGCAGGCAGTCCGCGAGCGCTCCCATCGCCTCGGGGGTGAGGTCCTGGCACGGCGCGAGGCCGACCAGCCGGAACGCCCGCTTGGCCGGTTCCGCCAGCGCCTCATAGGAAAGGTCGAACGCGGCGCGGACGGTCACCGTCTCGTCCCCGTCGGCGGCCAGCGCGGCCAGCCGGTTGCCCTCGCGCAGCCGGCCCAGCTGCTCGGCCAGCCGCGGCTGGCCGCCGCCGATCATGTTCGCGGCCGCGATCCGCAGCGCCAGCGGGAGATGCGTGCACAGCTCGGCCAGCTCCGCCGCGGCGGTCGGCTCGACCCGAACGACCTCGTCGCCGAGGATCCGCGCCAGCAACGTGTTCGACTCGGCCGGGGTGAGGCCGCCGACGTGCACGCGGCTCGCGCCCTGCTCGGCGACGAGCCCGCGCAGCGCGTCCCGGCTGGTGATCAGCACCGCGCAGCCGGGGTCGCCCGGCAGCACCGGGCGGATCTGGGCGGGGCGGGCCGCGTTGTCCAGCACGATGAGCATTCGCTTGCCGGCCAACAGGGATCGCAGCGCGGCCGACTGCTCGTCGAGCTCCGTGGGCACGTCGTCGGCGGCGACGCCGAGCGCTCGCAGGAACCGGGCGAGCACCTGATCGGGGCCGAGTGCCGGGACCCTCGCGTGGCCGCGAAGGTCGACGAACAGCTGGCCGTCGGGGAATCGGGCCCGCAGCCGGTGCGCCACATGCACGGCCAGCGCGGTCTTTCCGGTGCCGGGCGGGCCGGTCAGCACCACCACCGGCGCGGCAGCCGGCGGCTCGGCCGGCGCGAGCCGCTCGGCGACCTGTGCCGCGGCCGCCTCCCGGCCAACGAAGTTGATCACCTCTGGCGGCAGCTGTGCCGGTACGAAAACCTTGGCGCTCAACGAGATTCGCAGGCTCGGGTGATCGGAGAGCACGGCTTGGCGCACGCGCAGCAACTCGGCGCCGGGGTCCACCCCGAGCTCATCGGAGAGGTACTCGTACACCTCTCTATATACGTGCAGCGCGTCGGCGCGGCGCCCCGACCGGTAGAGGGCGACCATCAGCTGCGCCCACACGCGCTCGCGGGCGGGGTTCGCGTCGGCCAGCTCGCGCAGCTCCGGCACCAGCTCCTCGTGCCGGCCGAGGGTGAGGCCGGCGTCGATGCGGCGCTCGCGGGCGTCTAGCCGCTCCGCCTCCAGGCGGTTGATCTCGTCGTGCCGCAAGGGATTCAGCGGAACATCGGCCAGCACCGGGCCGCGCCACAGCGCCAGCGCCTCGGTCAGCAGGGACCAAACGGTCGCCGCGTCGTCGACCGCGCGGGCCCGGACGAGCAGCTCGCGGAACCGGGCGGCGTCGAGCGAACCGGCCGGGACGTCGAGCGCGTAACCGTCCTGGGCGGTGCGCAGCGCGCAGGCGGGGCCGAGTTGCTGACGCAGCCGCATGACGTAGGTGCGCAGCGTGTTACGGGCGCCGGCCGGTGGCCGCTCGCCCCACACCACGTCGACCAGCTCGGCCGCGGACACCGCGTGGTTGGCCCGGAGCAGCAGCGACCCGAGCAGCAGCCGCTGCTTGGCCGCGGGCAGCGGGCGGGGCCCACCGTCGATGAGGACCTCGAGCGGGCCGAGCACCCGGAACTCGATCTCGCCCGCCATCGGCGCCCCTCCCCTCGACCGTCGGTGTGGGAGAGAGCCTAGCGGTCCGTGACTTGGTGCTGTATCGATACAGAACGGTGCCGCGCAAGGGTTTTCCGGGCAACTTTTCGGTTGCGCAAACCCCATCGCTTTTGGCCTAAACCACGTGACACACACCTCACGTTAGGTGATCGATCTCGACTTGGAAACGGCCAGATAACGACGCTTTGAGCTGCGCAAACAGGCGGAATCGAGGTTCGTTGCGTCGCGTTACTGTGATTACGGTCACACACTTCAGCATTTGGCGATCCCGTCGCCGTTACGTACGGTCGCTTCTCGGTCGGACCCGAACCGACCGGCAGTACCCGAGGGACCGAAGCGCCAAACCCTGTTCGGCGGTCTCCCGGCACCAAACCCCGAGCGAAGGACAACTACCGAACAGGGGCGGGGGAACCACCCCTGGGCGCCCGAGAACCGCCCAGCGGGACGTGCACCACCGGTACCCATGCCGGCCACTGTGCGGGGCACCCATGTGCCTTGTGCGGCCGGTGAGCTCGTGACGCAGGCGCTGTAGGCGAGAGGTCAATGAGTTCTTATCGCGGTAAGCACCGTCAGCAGTCCACCGTCGCTCGTACCGCCACCCAGGTCGTCCTGGCCGGTGCGATTGTCGCCGCCCCGATGGCGCTCGCGGCTGGTACCGCCAACGCGACGACCGTGAACTGGGACGCCGTCGCCAAGTGCGAGAGCGGCGGCAACTGGGCCATCAACACGGGCAACGGGTTCTACGGCGGTCTTCAGTTCACCGCCAGCACGTGGCGTGCCTACGGCGGCACCGCCTACGCGTCGCAGGCCAACCTGGCCAGCCGCGAGGCGCAGATCGCCGTCGCCGAGCGCGTGCTCGCCGGCCAGGGCATCGGCGCGTGGCCGGTGTGCGGCCAGCGTGGCCTCGGCGGCGTGACCGCCGGTGGCACCGGCGCTCCGGCCCCGGCCCCCAAGAAGGCCCCCGCCCCGCGCAAGGCCACCCCGGCCCCGCAGGCGCAGGCCCCGGTGCACCAGGAAGCCGCCCCGAAGCTGGACGGCAACGGCGACTACACCGTCGTCGC includes these proteins:
- a CDS encoding LysM peptidoglycan-binding domain-containing protein, which encodes MSSYRGKHRQQSTVARTATQVVLAGAIVAAPMALAAGTANATTVNWDAVAKCESGGNWAINTGNGFYGGLQFTASTWRAYGGTAYASQANLASREAQIAVAERVLAGQGIGAWPVCGQRGLGGVTAGGTGAPAPAPKKAPAPRKATPAPQAQAPVHQEAAPKLDGNGDYTVVAGDTLSGLVEKLHLSGTWQDLYNKNKDVVGSNPNLIIVGQKLTTK
- a CDS encoding IS630 family transposase yields the protein MARRPEVFVRALSMEEGRKLQRVTRTAKDPVKLRRAIVVLMSGQGQAVRDITSLLQVSPDYVRDVIHAFNERGFAALDPKRKGGRPRTIGEQIRQRICLIARTSPADWGITAYATWSLAKLREHLLDRGTVVAISRETLRRILRAGGVSWQTTTTWKASTDPDFITKMHRILDLYDHPPTDGRVVCVDEFGPLNLQPRKGKAWRPVGRPLRQRATYNRYDGVMHMLAALDLATGKIFYRIRDRKRHREFLGLLKVLRARWPGEKLYVIADNFSPHRHPRVRAWCADNQVELVFLPTYGSWLNWIEAEFAALRYFALNGTDHRSHAEQNAAIEAYIRWRNARARPKTGFATDSPIRTWTHYPPKVA
- a CDS encoding AfsR/SARP family transcriptional regulator, whose product is MAGEIEFRVLGPLEVLIDGGPRPLPAAKQRLLLGSLLLRANHAVSAAELVDVVWGERPPAGARNTLRTYVMRLRQQLGPACALRTAQDGYALDVPAGSLDAARFRELLVRARAVDDAATVWSLLTEALALWRGPVLADVPLNPLRHDEINRLEAERLDARERRIDAGLTLGRHEELVPELRELADANPARERVWAQLMVALYRSGRRADALHVYREVYEYLSDELGVDPGAELLRVRQAVLSDHPSLRISLSAKVFVPAQLPPEVINFVGREAAAAQVAERLAPAEPPAAAPVVVLTGPPGTGKTALAVHVAHRLRARFPDGQLFVDLRGHARVPALGPDQVLARFLRALGVAADDVPTELDEQSAALRSLLAGKRMLIVLDNAARPAQIRPVLPGDPGCAVLITSRDALRGLVAEQGASRVHVGGLTPAESNTLLARILGDEVVRVEPTAAAELAELCTHLPLALRIAAANMIGGGQPRLAEQLGRLREGNRLAALAADGDETVTVRAAFDLSYEALAEPAKRAFRLVGLAPCQDLTPEAMGALADCLPEQARRLLDQLSTANLVQQLVPGRYQAYDLLRVYAHERALAEPEDQALARLHTYYLHAVAEAADLLGPEVPSLVPLPPRPGPDRFGDRDEALDWMTTELPNLVPLIQQGSGEIVWQLVDSLRGFFYAQRLATEWQLVTQAGLTAASAAGDEVAEAAMRYNRGALDWSRGRANEAADSFARALEVFRRAGLRAGEYSALTNLAIALSEMGDLDGAATRFADALALAEGEPTRLAPVLFNLGLVQVSLGETEEGFGYLARARAICAELGIEHGEVNCLNNLLNFSRHMGRFSDVEEYFERGVAMSRRLGNQESESGLVNAMALVRLDFGRQEEAERMAATALELAASPSMFRSRIDALNTLGDVAVVGGRPAEAIEHYRQALDLSRQRDLRFGEVEALIGLTYAMRDDERALAHAEEAVALTGRHELRLCQGRALLAQAHVHLRRGEHGAAIDFGERALAMLRKTGLRLWEPRALTLLAAAYRATGHPDAADRHEVEAATLLSAMGLAPSPN